A window from Kovacikia minuta CCNUW1 encodes these proteins:
- a CDS encoding SH3 domain-containing protein: MRSDNPGGRINVRSQPTINSSSPSYGVAGDPVRVIQCVEDRDIGDSGLNWCKVQFVQSKAIGWVRSDFITFADGGE; encoded by the coding sequence TTGCGATCGGATAATCCTGGTGGACGGATTAATGTGCGATCGCAGCCTACCATTAACTCCAGTTCACCCAGCTACGGCGTAGCAGGCGACCCTGTGCGCGTCATCCAATGTGTGGAAGACCGAGATATTGGCGACAGTGGGCTCAACTGGTGCAAGGTGCAATTTGTGCAATCCAAGGCGATCGGTTGGGTACGTAGCGACTTCATCACCTTTGCCGATGGCGGCGAGTAG
- a CDS encoding mechanosensitive ion channel family protein, producing the protein MVSFQRVQRLTIQFGVISLITIVLVLGWGAIAQSQLPALPSGAANNAFNPPADVSRHGEYETAAIKSPLDGQKLFEVTSPTILNRDKIPDGLLPVEVRAEEVNERLWRVLYRTFSAKQTSVVTIATLNNRPIIQISDDQSSRPIRLVTVTEPDADFNGKTLTELAQAWQAILQTEVAQFKQLTTPEVVRQRLGQALQILLGLLVASVIIWFLRRLLTRRQQTLERQYQAQLAASTMPLTNTDAKKAQPSELTVPSELTQSEPIPSEPIAGEDTKAREMADVRSRFLATLQHQFSVKRRLEIDKFLQWALFWILILMWYIGIARIISIIPLLMRWSNYIWATPLALIAIWFGISLAIRISRSFIDRLLHSWKISPLTPLAEAQRIALRSTTIAEALKGLATFVLIAIGIIWTLGLFNVPTSSILAGGAIVGLAISFGSQSLIKDLVNGCLILIEDQFAVGDVIKIGEKSGLVENLNLRVTQLRNGEGQLITIPNSTITDVSNLTRLWSRVDFSIVVAYENDPKQVLEVLRQVSQELYSETAWRDRLLESPEVLGIDDLSHTGMLVRVWLKTAPMQQWSVGREFRLRVRQAFEANNIAIGKPQSITYSMNSTKALLQD; encoded by the coding sequence ATGGTTTCTTTTCAACGAGTTCAGCGGTTAACAATACAGTTTGGGGTGATCAGCCTGATCACGATCGTGCTGGTGCTGGGTTGGGGGGCGATCGCCCAGAGCCAATTGCCTGCCCTGCCCTCTGGTGCAGCGAATAACGCCTTCAATCCGCCAGCGGATGTGAGCCGCCACGGAGAATATGAAACCGCTGCCATCAAATCGCCACTGGACGGTCAAAAGTTGTTTGAAGTAACTTCTCCAACGATTCTGAACCGAGACAAAATTCCAGATGGGTTGCTGCCGGTGGAAGTGCGGGCAGAGGAAGTGAATGAGCGGTTGTGGCGGGTGTTATACCGCACCTTCTCTGCCAAACAAACATCTGTTGTGACGATCGCCACCTTAAACAATCGACCGATTATTCAGATTAGCGACGATCAATCGTCTCGCCCCATCCGCTTAGTCACGGTGACCGAACCGGATGCTGATTTTAATGGCAAGACCTTAACCGAATTAGCTCAGGCATGGCAAGCGATTCTTCAAACTGAAGTCGCTCAGTTTAAACAGTTGACGACGCCGGAAGTTGTTCGACAACGACTGGGGCAGGCATTGCAAATCTTACTGGGATTGCTGGTTGCCAGTGTGATCATTTGGTTTTTGCGCCGCCTTCTGACTCGCAGACAACAAACTCTGGAGCGCCAGTATCAAGCGCAATTAGCGGCGTCCACTATGCCCCTCACGAACACAGACGCGAAAAAAGCACAGCCGTCAGAACTAACGGTTCCATCAGAGCTGACTCAATCGGAGCCGATTCCATCAGAGCCGATCGCAGGCGAAGACACTAAAGCGAGAGAGATGGCAGATGTGCGATCGCGCTTTTTGGCAACCCTACAACACCAATTCAGCGTGAAGCGTCGCTTAGAGATTGACAAATTTCTGCAATGGGCACTGTTCTGGATTCTGATCTTGATGTGGTACATCGGCATTGCCCGCATTATTTCGATCATTCCCTTACTCATGCGATGGAGTAATTACATCTGGGCAACCCCTCTGGCATTGATTGCGATCTGGTTTGGCATTAGTTTAGCCATCCGCATTAGCAGAAGTTTCATCGATCGCCTGTTGCATTCCTGGAAAATTAGTCCCCTCACCCCACTTGCAGAAGCCCAACGCATTGCCCTTAGAAGCACCACCATTGCGGAAGCCCTCAAAGGACTGGCAACCTTTGTTTTGATCGCCATTGGCATCATTTGGACGCTGGGCCTGTTTAATGTGCCGACCAGTTCAATCCTGGCAGGCGGGGCGATCGTTGGTTTAGCCATTTCGTTTGGCTCTCAAAGCTTGATCAAAGATCTGGTCAACGGTTGCTTGATTTTGATTGAAGATCAGTTTGCCGTCGGCGATGTAATTAAAATTGGCGAGAAAAGCGGACTGGTCGAAAATCTGAACCTGCGCGTGACTCAGTTACGCAATGGCGAAGGTCAACTCATTACTATTCCAAACAGCACCATCACGGATGTCAGCAACCTGACCCGCCTCTGGTCGCGGGTTGATTTTTCGATTGTGGTTGCTTACGAAAATGACCCCAAGCAGGTGTTGGAAGTGTTGCGCCAGGTTTCACAAGAACTCTATAGCGAAACAGCATGGCGCGATCGTTTACTTGAATCCCCCGAAGTTCTGGGTATTGATGATTTATCCCACACCGGCATGTTAGTGCGCGTTTGGCTGAAAACCGCACCCATGCAGCAGTGGAGCGTGGGGCGCGAGTTTCGTTTACGGGTGCGACAAGCCTTTGAAGCCAACAATATTGCGATCGGCAAACCACAATCAATTACCTACAGCATGAATTCGACAAAGGCGCTTCTTCAAGATTAG
- a CDS encoding Uma2 family endonuclease, giving the protein MTKAISMVQTPSRKLTLEEFLKLPETKPASEYIDGKIAQKPTPEARHSRLQSKLVSTVNEVTEGNRIAYAFPELRCTFGGRSIIPDMTILRWEHIEFDQNGEPIDDVLISPDWAIEILSPEQSSNRVTGNILHCLTCGCQLGWLLDPDDRSVIVFQPHQQPQLVQNKDHLIGLPEIELNLTAEQVFNWLKM; this is encoded by the coding sequence ATGACAAAGGCAATTTCAATGGTTCAAACACCCTCTAGAAAACTGACTTTAGAGGAGTTTCTGAAATTACCAGAAACAAAACCTGCCAGTGAGTATATTGATGGCAAGATTGCACAGAAACCCACGCCCGAAGCCCGTCATTCTCGGCTGCAAAGTAAATTGGTTAGCACGGTGAATGAGGTGACAGAGGGCAACCGAATTGCCTACGCATTTCCTGAATTGCGTTGTACCTTTGGAGGACGATCGATTATTCCCGACATGACCATTCTGCGCTGGGAGCACATTGAATTTGATCAAAATGGAGAACCGATTGATGATGTCCTAATTTCTCCAGATTGGGCAATTGAAATTCTCTCTCCTGAACAAAGCTCCAATCGGGTGACGGGTAATATTCTTCACTGCTTGACCTGTGGTTGCCAGTTGGGTTGGCTGCTCGATCCCGACGATCGCTCAGTGATTGTTTTTCAGCCCCATCAACAGCCGCAACTGGTGCAAAACAAAGACCACCTGATTGGATTGCCTGAAATTGAGCTTAATTTAACCGCAGAACAAGTATTTAATTGGCTAAAAATGTAA
- a CDS encoding peptidase M15 — protein sequence MKKPETVKGLEELGRVQLSKSFFMREFLYSEISQIEGIPNIPDDPDLAIEAGKNLCERVLEPIQDALGRISIRSAYRSCAINQRGNEKGFSCAKNEDNYAGHIWDRRDGEYMGATACVIVTSFIPYYDRTQDWTALAWWIHDHVKAYANMTFFPKYAAFNITWHENPDYPKYIYSYAENPHTGKSSGYLTKKNMDNFSGSHQQFYQEFIQQL from the coding sequence ATGAAAAAGCCAGAAACAGTTAAGGGTTTAGAAGAATTGGGGCGGGTGCAACTCTCCAAAAGCTTTTTCATGCGTGAGTTTCTGTACTCAGAAATTTCTCAAATTGAAGGCATCCCCAACATTCCAGACGACCCAGATCTGGCGATAGAAGCAGGCAAAAACCTCTGTGAGCGTGTGCTTGAACCCATCCAGGATGCCCTTGGCAGAATCAGTATTCGTTCCGCCTACCGTTCCTGTGCCATAAATCAGCGGGGAAATGAAAAAGGTTTTAGCTGTGCCAAAAATGAAGACAATTATGCGGGGCATATTTGGGATCGGCGAGATGGGGAATACATGGGCGCTACCGCCTGTGTGATTGTGACTTCGTTTATTCCCTACTACGATCGCACCCAAGATTGGACTGCTTTAGCCTGGTGGATACACGATCATGTTAAAGCCTATGCCAATATGACCTTTTTCCCAAAATACGCCGCCTTTAACATCACCTGGCATGAAAATCCGGACTATCCAAAGTATATCTACAGCTACGCGGAAAATCCTCATACGGGTAAAAGTAGTGGCTACTTAACCAAGAAAAATATGGACAACTTTTCTGGTTCACATCAACAGTTTTATCAAGAATTTATCCAGCAGTTGTAA
- the gltB gene encoding glutamate synthase large subunit: protein MNSHQFPSQQGLYDPRYEHDACGVGFIVHMKGKQSHDIVESGLTILLNLDHRGAVGAETNTGDGAGILMQVPHQFLQRVTAEVGITLPAAGQYGVGMIYGSPDRSQREQGRQIFEQIVADEGLQVLGWRDVPTDHSMLGNTAKASEPFMQQVFIQRSPDLTDDLAFERKLYVIRKRSHNAIRAPQIDPYWYPTSISSRTIVYKGMLMPVQVGQYFLDLHEPDLESALALVHSRFSTNTFPSWERSHPYRYIAHNGEINTLRGNINWMHARQSLFESELFGDDIQKIQPVINIDGSDSLIFDNALELLTLAGRSLPHAVMMMIPEPWTAHESMSAEKKAFYEYHSCLMEPWDGPASIAFTDGTMMGAVLDRNGLRPSRYYVTKDDLVIMASEAGVLPIEPERVALKGRLQPGRMFLVNMEEGRIVADEEIKTQIATEHPYRKWLDQHLVGLEDLRKAEGRRQKAEGEEDTSTPHPTPYTPHPSLTQQQTAFGYSFEDLRLLLTPMARDGVEAIGSMGSDTPLAVLSDRPKLLYDYFQQLFAQVTNPPIDSIREEIITSAETTIGSERNLLKPEPESCHLIKLKTPILTNEELAKLKNLNENGFKSMTLPILFNPVAGVQGLEAAMAEIYNQADQAIADGVSILILSDRGIAKEQAPIPALLAVAGLHHHLIRQGSRTRVGLVLESGEPREVHHHALLIGYGCGAINPYLAFETIADMIEQGLLVDVEFNTACKNYIKAATKGVVKVASKIGISTIQSYRGAQIFEAIGLNRSVIDPYFSWTASRIEGVDLDVIAQEAILRHGHAFPDREVNGHTLDAGGEYQWRKDGEAHLFSPQTIHSLQKAVRTGSYDLYKTYASLVNEQNQKHFTLRGLLEFKPRQPIPIEEVEPIEAITKRFKTGAMSYGSISKEAHETLAIAMNRIGGKSNTGEGGEDPDRYTWTNEQGDSKNSAIKQVASGRFGVTSLYLSQARELQIKMAQGAKPGEGGQLPGKKVYPWIAKVRHSTPGVGLISPPPHHDIYSIEDLAELIHDLKNSNREARISVKLVSEVGVGTIAAGVAKAHADVVLISGFDGGTGASPQTSIKHAGLPWELGLAETHQTLVLNDLRSRIAVETDGQMKTGRDVVIAALLGAEEFGFSTAPLVTLGCIMMRVCHLNTCPAGIATQDPRLRQDFVGEPEHAVNFMTFIAQEVRELMAELGFRTLNEMIGRTDILEPKKAVDHWKAKGIDLSKILYQPEVAPHVGRYCQIPQDHGLTKSLDMTVLLDLCKPAIENGEPVKATLPIKNINRVVGTILGNEITKRHWEGLPEDTIHLHFQGSAGQSFGAFVPKGVTLELEGDANDYVGKGLSGGKIILYPPAASTFVAEENIIAGNVAFYGATGGEAYIRGMVGERFCVRNSGVSTVVEAVGDHGCEYMTGGKVVVLGATGRNFAAGMSGGVAYILDQAGDFATRCNTAMVGLEAVEDPEDIEELHQLIQRHADYTQSQKAFQVLANWKEMLPKFVKVMPKDYKRVLQALKQALEDGLSGDDALTAAFEANAKDVARIGGS from the coding sequence ATGAACAGTCATCAATTCCCATCTCAACAAGGTTTATACGATCCACGATACGAGCACGACGCCTGTGGCGTAGGGTTTATTGTCCACATGAAGGGAAAGCAATCCCATGACATTGTGGAGAGTGGGCTAACAATTCTCCTGAATCTTGATCACCGGGGCGCGGTGGGGGCTGAAACCAATACGGGCGATGGCGCTGGAATTTTGATGCAGGTGCCACACCAATTTTTGCAGCGGGTGACAGCCGAGGTCGGCATCACATTGCCAGCAGCGGGACAGTATGGCGTTGGGATGATCTATGGCTCGCCCGATCGCTCCCAGCGTGAACAGGGTCGCCAGATCTTTGAGCAGATTGTGGCGGACGAAGGGCTGCAAGTGCTGGGTTGGCGTGATGTGCCGACGGATCATTCGATGCTGGGCAACACGGCCAAAGCCAGTGAGCCGTTTATGCAGCAGGTGTTTATCCAGCGATCGCCCGATTTGACCGATGACCTGGCCTTTGAGCGCAAATTGTATGTAATTCGGAAGCGATCGCACAACGCTATCCGTGCCCCCCAAATCGACCCCTACTGGTATCCCACCAGCATTTCCAGCCGGACGATCGTCTACAAAGGCATGCTGATGCCCGTCCAGGTGGGGCAATATTTTCTCGATCTGCACGAGCCGGATCTGGAAAGTGCGCTGGCGCTGGTGCATTCCCGCTTCAGCACGAATACCTTTCCCAGTTGGGAGCGATCGCACCCCTATCGCTACATCGCCCACAACGGCGAAATCAACACCCTGCGCGGCAATATCAACTGGATGCATGCCCGCCAATCGTTGTTTGAGTCCGAGTTGTTTGGCGACGATATCCAAAAGATTCAGCCCGTGATCAACATCGACGGTAGTGATTCGCTGATCTTTGACAATGCCCTGGAACTGCTGACCCTGGCGGGACGATCGCTGCCCCATGCCGTGATGATGATGATCCCGGAACCGTGGACAGCCCACGAGTCGATGAGCGCGGAGAAAAAAGCCTTCTACGAGTACCACTCCTGCCTGATGGAACCGTGGGATGGTCCGGCGTCGATCGCTTTCACTGATGGCACGATGATGGGGGCAGTGCTCGATCGCAACGGTCTGCGTCCCTCCCGCTACTACGTCACCAAAGATGACCTGGTGATCATGGCGTCAGAAGCGGGTGTGCTCCCAATTGAACCGGAACGGGTTGCCCTCAAAGGTCGGCTGCAACCGGGTCGCATGTTCCTGGTCAACATGGAAGAGGGGCGGATCGTCGCCGATGAAGAAATCAAAACCCAGATTGCCACGGAGCATCCCTACCGCAAATGGCTGGATCAACACCTGGTGGGACTGGAAGATTTGAGAAAGGCTGAGGGCAGAAGGCAGAAGGCAGAAGGGGAGGAAGATACATCCACCCCACACCCCACACCCTACACCCCACACCCCTCATTGACGCAACAACAAACTGCCTTCGGTTACAGCTTTGAGGATTTGCGGTTGCTGTTAACCCCAATGGCGCGGGATGGGGTGGAAGCGATCGGTTCGATGGGGTCGGACACGCCCCTGGCGGTGTTGTCCGATCGCCCCAAACTGCTGTACGACTACTTCCAACAACTCTTTGCCCAGGTGACGAACCCGCCGATCGATTCGATTCGGGAGGAAATCATTACGTCCGCAGAGACGACGATCGGGTCGGAACGCAACCTGCTCAAACCGGAGCCGGAAAGCTGCCACCTGATTAAGCTAAAAACGCCGATTTTGACAAACGAAGAACTGGCGAAGCTGAAGAACCTGAATGAGAACGGGTTCAAATCTATGACGCTGCCGATTTTGTTCAACCCGGTGGCAGGCGTGCAGGGGTTGGAAGCTGCAATGGCAGAGATCTACAACCAGGCGGATCAGGCGATCGCCGATGGCGTTAGTATTCTGATTCTCAGCGATCGGGGCATCGCCAAAGAACAGGCACCGATTCCGGCACTGCTGGCGGTTGCTGGCTTGCATCACCATCTGATTCGCCAGGGCAGCCGCACGCGTGTGGGGTTGGTGCTGGAGTCGGGTGAACCACGGGAAGTGCATCACCATGCCTTACTGATTGGTTACGGTTGCGGCGCGATTAATCCCTACCTCGCCTTTGAAACGATCGCCGACATGATCGAGCAGGGGTTGCTGGTGGATGTGGAGTTCAACACCGCCTGCAAGAACTACATCAAAGCGGCAACTAAAGGGGTGGTCAAAGTCGCTTCCAAAATCGGCATCTCGACGATTCAAAGCTATCGGGGAGCGCAGATTTTTGAGGCGATCGGACTCAACCGCTCCGTGATTGACCCGTACTTTTCCTGGACGGCTTCCCGGATTGAGGGGGTGGATCTGGATGTGATTGCCCAGGAAGCGATTTTGCGCCACGGTCATGCCTTCCCCGATCGGGAAGTCAACGGTCATACCCTGGATGCAGGCGGCGAATACCAGTGGCGCAAGGATGGGGAAGCGCACCTGTTCAGCCCTCAAACGATCCACTCGTTGCAAAAGGCGGTGCGAACCGGGAGCTACGACCTCTACAAAACCTACGCCAGCTTGGTGAATGAGCAGAACCAGAAGCACTTTACCCTGCGGGGACTGCTGGAATTTAAGCCCCGCCAACCGATTCCGATCGAAGAAGTGGAACCCATTGAAGCCATCACCAAACGCTTCAAGACGGGCGCGATGAGCTACGGCTCGATCTCGAAGGAAGCCCATGAGACACTGGCGATCGCCATGAACCGGATCGGCGGCAAATCCAACACGGGTGAGGGCGGCGAAGATCCCGATCGCTACACCTGGACGAATGAGCAGGGCGACTCCAAAAATAGCGCGATCAAACAGGTTGCCTCCGGTCGTTTCGGCGTCACCAGCCTCTATCTGTCCCAGGCGCGGGAACTCCAGATCAAAATGGCCCAGGGCGCAAAACCGGGAGAAGGCGGACAACTTCCCGGCAAAAAGGTTTACCCCTGGATCGCCAAGGTACGCCACTCAACCCCCGGTGTGGGGCTGATTTCTCCCCCACCGCACCACGACATTTATTCGATCGAAGATCTGGCAGAGTTAATCCACGATCTGAAGAATTCCAACCGGGAAGCCCGGATCAGTGTCAAGCTGGTGTCCGAAGTGGGGGTGGGCACGATCGCCGCCGGGGTTGCCAAAGCCCACGCCGATGTGGTGCTGATCTCTGGCTTTGATGGCGGTACGGGAGCCTCGCCCCAAACCTCGATCAAACATGCCGGATTGCCCTGGGAATTGGGTTTAGCGGAAACCCATCAGACCCTGGTTTTGAATGATTTGCGATCGCGGATTGCCGTGGAAACCGATGGGCAAATGAAAACGGGGCGGGATGTGGTGATCGCCGCGCTGCTGGGGGCGGAAGAGTTTGGCTTCTCCACCGCTCCCCTTGTCACCCTCGGCTGCATCATGATGCGCGTCTGCCACCTGAACACCTGTCCGGCAGGCATTGCCACCCAAGATCCGCGTCTGCGTCAAGACTTTGTCGGCGAACCAGAACACGCGGTCAACTTCATGACGTTCATCGCCCAGGAAGTGCGGGAACTCATGGCAGAACTTGGGTTTCGGACCCTGAACGAAATGATCGGGCGCACTGACATTCTGGAACCGAAAAAAGCGGTGGATCACTGGAAAGCAAAGGGCATCGATCTGTCCAAGATCCTCTATCAGCCGGAAGTTGCTCCCCACGTGGGACGCTACTGTCAGATTCCCCAGGATCACGGCTTGACAAAATCCCTGGATATGACGGTGCTGCTGGATTTGTGCAAACCTGCCATTGAGAACGGCGAACCCGTCAAAGCTACCCTCCCGATCAAAAACATCAACCGCGTCGTTGGCACGATTTTGGGGAACGAAATCACCAAGCGCCACTGGGAAGGGCTACCGGAGGACACTATCCATCTCCACTTCCAGGGCAGTGCTGGACAGAGCTTTGGGGCGTTCGTGCCCAAGGGTGTCACCCTGGAACTGGAAGGCGATGCCAACGACTATGTTGGCAAGGGCCTTAGCGGCGGCAAAATCATCCTTTATCCGCCTGCTGCCTCTACCTTCGTAGCAGAGGAAAACATCATCGCTGGAAATGTCGCGTTTTACGGAGCAACGGGTGGTGAAGCCTACATTCGCGGCATGGTGGGTGAGCGTTTCTGCGTCCGCAACTCCGGCGTGAGTACTGTGGTGGAAGCCGTTGGCGATCACGGCTGTGAATATATGACGGGCGGTAAGGTCGTCGTTCTGGGTGCCACCGGACGCAACTTTGCCGCTGGCATGAGTGGCGGCGTTGCCTACATTCTGGATCAGGCAGGCGATTTTGCCACCCGCTGCAATACCGCAATGGTGGGACTCGAAGCTGTGGAAGACCCGGAGGACATCGAAGAACTGCACCAACTGATCCAGCGTCATGCCGACTACACCCAGAGCCAAAAGGCATTCCAGGTGCTCGCCAACTGGAAGGAGATGCTGCCCAAGTTCGTCAAGGTGATGCCGAAGGACTACAAGCGGGTGTTACAAGCCCTGAAGCAAGCCCTGGAAGACGGTTTGAGCGGCGACGATGCCCTCACCGCCGCCTTTGAAGCCAACGCCAAAGACGTTGCCCGGATTGGTGGTAGCTAA
- a CDS encoding DUF6883 domain-containing protein — protein sequence MEPQKLINYLLNPEHPRGGSKAKLLIQFGYSQKNWQQLEADIRNSHLSKDVDIVKETSYETRYEIIAFLSTPVGTVVTLPKSSLRSPTMQTDQP from the coding sequence ATTGAACCACAGAAATTAATCAATTATTTACTTAATCCAGAGCATCCCAGGGGAGGCTCCAAAGCAAAATTACTCATCCAATTTGGATACTCTCAAAAGAACTGGCAGCAATTAGAAGCCGATATTCGTAATTCTCATCTTTCCAAAGATGTTGATATTGTTAAAGAAACATCCTATGAAACCCGATACGAAATTATTGCTTTTCTCTCCACACCTGTGGGCACAGTTGTGACATTGCCGAAAAGTTCTTTGCGATCGCCGACCATGCAGACAGACCAACCATAA
- a CDS encoding IS30 family transposase, whose protein sequence is MSYTQLSADERLELYRLRQRGDLSLRAIAIRMGRSHSTISRELKRNQSSEQIYLPDLAQAQQHVRRQQSKQPFVGISEGCLARVKAQLRQYHSPQQIAGSLKLKGLEWVSHETIYQMIYHNYADMGAYRGYLRHSHIRRQHRSAKRQKRGLIPNRVGIEHRPVIAEQKSEIGHWEGDTIVGGNHLGAIATHVDKASKFLVARVMKDRTAGEMNRVSIAAFESIPKERRKTMTFDNGKEFSKHEQLTARLGVQCYFANPYHSWERGLNEHTNGLIRQFFPKGTNFRIVKQDEVDQVVELINHRPRQSLGYRTPHEVFWGQSGDGALQI, encoded by the coding sequence ATGAGCTATACGCAGCTTAGCGCAGATGAGCGCCTGGAACTCTATCGATTGAGACAAAGGGGTGATTTGTCCCTGCGGGCAATTGCCATTCGAATGGGACGTTCCCACAGCACCATTTCTCGTGAACTCAAACGCAACCAAAGCTCAGAGCAGATCTATCTACCGGACTTGGCTCAAGCTCAGCAGCACGTTCGTCGGCAGCAGTCCAAGCAACCGTTTGTGGGCATCTCTGAGGGTTGTTTGGCGAGGGTGAAAGCGCAACTTCGGCAGTACCATAGCCCGCAACAGATTGCCGGTTCACTCAAGCTCAAAGGACTGGAGTGGGTGAGCCATGAGACCATCTATCAGATGATTTATCACAACTATGCCGATATGGGTGCCTATCGTGGCTATTTACGGCACTCTCACATCCGACGGCAGCATCGGAGCGCCAAGCGACAGAAACGAGGATTGATTCCCAATCGAGTTGGGATTGAACACAGACCTGTGATTGCAGAACAAAAGAGTGAAATTGGGCATTGGGAAGGCGATACGATCGTCGGGGGTAATCATTTGGGAGCGATTGCGACGCATGTAGACAAAGCCTCAAAGTTTCTGGTTGCACGAGTGATGAAAGACCGAACAGCAGGGGAGATGAACCGTGTCAGTATTGCAGCGTTTGAGTCGATTCCAAAAGAGCGACGCAAGACGATGACGTTTGATAATGGCAAGGAGTTTAGCAAGCATGAGCAACTAACAGCGAGGTTGGGGGTGCAATGTTATTTTGCCAATCCATATCATTCTTGGGAACGTGGGTTGAATGAGCATACGAATGGATTGATTCGACAGTTTTTCCCAAAAGGAACGAATTTTAGAATCGTCAAGCAAGATGAAGTCGATCAAGTAGTTGAATTGATTAATCATCGACCGAGACAATCGTTAGGTTATCGAACTCCTCATGAGGTATTCTGGGGTCAGTCAGGTGATGGTGCACTTCAGATTTGA
- a CDS encoding PrsW family glutamic-type intramembrane protease, with protein sequence MLSIVFVVAVLAYLGIYGRRNIFAAWIWVPYAIAGSIIGYFLTAFLDRERRVRFFHFLTIASVFFLTAPAAAFFNDRSPSPTLTVGFVEEGLKILPILLLAIYLPNLIRTRKDGIVYGALAGMGFNMIEMGIYIADLIHKSSVLDALAQQSTRLGLWGLSEHIVWSAFVGMGIGFAEESTQRGWRKTIGC encoded by the coding sequence TTGTTGAGCATTGTGTTCGTCGTAGCGGTGCTGGCGTATTTGGGAATCTACGGACGCAGAAACATCTTTGCCGCCTGGATCTGGGTTCCGTATGCGATTGCAGGCTCGATTATCGGCTATTTCCTTACTGCCTTTTTAGATCGTGAGCGGCGCGTTCGCTTTTTTCATTTCCTCACCATTGCCAGTGTTTTCTTCCTCACCGCCCCTGCCGCTGCGTTCTTTAATGACCGCTCTCCTTCCCCAACGCTAACGGTTGGCTTCGTCGAGGAGGGACTAAAGATTTTACCCATTCTCTTACTGGCAATCTATCTCCCGAACCTGATCCGGACTAGAAAAGACGGTATCGTCTATGGAGCACTGGCAGGAATGGGCTTTAACATGATTGAGATGGGAATTTACATTGCCGATCTAATCCATAAATCATCGGTGCTGGATGCGTTGGCTCAACAATCGACGCGCCTCGGACTGTGGGGATTAAGCGAACACATTGTCTGGTCGGCTTTTGTGGGCATGGGCATCGGGTTTGCGGAAGAATCAACCCAGCGCGGGTGGCGGAAGACGATCGGCTGCTGA